In Streptococcus respiraculi, one DNA window encodes the following:
- a CDS encoding ABC transporter ATP-binding protein, which produces MFREMLKLLTKTGKRDLAVSSIFFALYGLSSIAMIVIVFSILFQIFDGTSIESLYKYFIAIALLVVFKGICNMIADMKKHSAGFDIVQQIRERMIIKLKKFSLGFYTNERLGEINTILHKDVDNMSLVVGHMWSRMFGDFLIATVVFIGLVSIDIKLALIMAASVPFAILFLGLTIKRSKTIENKNNSALLDMVSLFVEYVRGIPVLKSFSNNKSLDSELTARTKKFGETSKATSRFKAKQLSVFAFLLDIGYLLLLISGAVFVINGNLKVFDFIIFAVISKEFYKPFASMEQHYMYYVSAVDSYERLSRILYADVIPDKVDGIVPKDNDIAFENIGFSYEKDEFKMEKLSFSIAEKTMTALVGESGSGKTTITNLLLRFYDVQQGKITLGGVDIRDIPYDELLDRISIVMQNVQLFDNTIEENIRVGKKGATKEEVIEAAKKARIHDFIMSLPNAYETDIGENGGILSGGQRQRISIARAFLKDAPILILDEMTSNVDPVNESLIQDAITELAKNRTVLVIAHHLRTIQKADQILVFQKGNLLEKGKHSELLLKDGYYKKLWKAQYEV; this is translated from the coding sequence GGGAAATGTTAAAACTGCTCACAAAAACCGGCAAAAGAGATTTAGCTGTATCAAGTATATTCTTTGCTCTTTATGGACTAAGTTCCATAGCTATGATTGTTATTGTCTTTTCTATATTATTTCAGATATTTGATGGAACAAGTATAGAGAGTCTATATAAATATTTTATTGCGATTGCACTTCTTGTTGTATTCAAAGGCATCTGTAATATGATTGCAGATATGAAAAAGCACAGTGCAGGCTTTGATATTGTTCAGCAAATCAGAGAGCGAATGATTATTAAACTGAAAAAATTCAGTTTAGGGTTTTATACTAATGAAAGACTTGGTGAGATAAATACAATACTTCATAAGGATGTTGATAATATGTCCCTTGTTGTAGGGCATATGTGGTCAAGAATGTTTGGTGATTTTTTAATAGCAACAGTGGTATTTATCGGTCTTGTGAGCATTGATATAAAGTTGGCACTGATAATGGCTGCATCGGTTCCTTTTGCAATTTTATTCTTAGGATTGACTATCAAAAGATCAAAGACCATTGAAAATAAGAACAACTCAGCACTTCTTGATATGGTTAGTTTATTTGTTGAATATGTAAGAGGCATACCTGTATTAAAGAGTTTTTCCAATAATAAAAGTTTGGACAGTGAACTGACGGCAAGGACAAAAAAATTCGGAGAAACAAGTAAGGCTACTTCAAGATTTAAGGCAAAACAATTATCTGTATTCGCATTTTTACTTGATATAGGGTATTTACTACTTCTTATATCAGGAGCTGTATTTGTAATAAACGGCAATTTAAAAGTATTTGATTTTATTATCTTTGCCGTTATCTCAAAGGAGTTCTATAAGCCGTTTGCTTCTATGGAACAACACTATATGTATTATGTTTCGGCAGTAGATAGCTATGAAAGACTTTCAAGAATTTTATATGCAGATGTAATACCGGATAAAGTGGATGGGATTGTTCCGAAAGATAATGATATAGCTTTTGAGAATATTGGTTTTTCCTATGAAAAAGATGAGTTCAAAATGGAAAAATTGAGTTTTTCTATTGCTGAAAAAACAATGACTGCACTGGTTGGTGAGTCAGGAAGCGGCAAGACGACTATAACCAACTTGCTTTTAAGATTTTATGATGTGCAGCAAGGTAAAATTACACTTGGCGGTGTGGATATTAGAGATATTCCTTATGATGAGCTTTTGGATCGTATCAGCATCGTTATGCAGAATGTTCAACTGTTTGATAACACGATTGAGGAAAATATTAGAGTTGGCAAAAAAGGTGCAACAAAAGAAGAAGTCATCGAAGCTGCAAAGAAAGCAAGAATACATGACTTTATTATGAGTTTGCCAAATGCTTACGAAACAGATATTGGAGAAAACGGCGGAATATTGTCAGGTGGACAAAGGCAGAGAATATCTATTGCAAGAGCATTTCTGAAAGACGCACCGATTTTAATTCTTGATGAAATGACAAGTAATGTTGACCCTGTAAATGAGTCACTGATACAAGATGCAATTACAGAGCTTGCAAAGAACAGAACTGTTCTTGTGATTGCTCATCATTTAAGAACCATTCAAAAGGCAGATCAAATTCTTGTGTTCCAAAAAGGAAATTTACTTGAAAAAGGAAAGCATAGCGAACTTCTTTTAAAAGATGGCTATTACAAAAAATTATGGAAAGCTCAGTATGAGGTATAA
- a CDS encoding ABC transporter ATP-binding protein gives MIMLKNVSYWWEDGEIALCNINLEIKKGEFVLISGKSGSGKSTLGSTINGLIPHYYNGKIQGNVHIDGKDISKILLHEIGHLVGTVFQDPRSQFFTTTTDEEIAFGLQTICKTKDEIKQRVSEVYQDLDIEDLKGRSVFELSSGQKQKIAIASIYAMKPKVLILDEPSANLDMKATFDLYKVLKKLKEKGTTIVLIEHRLYYAKSLFDRFILIKDGRVQRDIRREEALALSQEYWDKNALRLLDLKKFLICKSDISKKNNGVMLEGENLCFYYQKHLRHKEREYVLKNLDFTMYKGSSVGLVGLNGTGKTTLARNISGIEKLKEGKIIDDKGNPLSSKELMEASYFVFQDSDYQLFSETVLDEMLLGLPVGDKEENREKAISILKDLGLEKYIDKHPFTLSRGEKQRLTIACGIMKNAKVFLYDEPTSGCDRESMIAVSTLIKKQIQKGITVLIISHDFEFLANTVRSVWVMEDGKIKENIEMREDNKSLILETMMGGDVFE, from the coding sequence ATGATAATGCTCAAAAATGTTTCTTACTGGTGGGAAGATGGAGAAATAGCACTTTGTAATATAAACCTTGAGATTAAAAAAGGTGAATTTGTTTTAATTTCAGGTAAAAGCGGTAGTGGGAAAAGTACGCTTGGCAGCACGATTAACGGTCTTATTCCGCATTACTACAATGGGAAAATACAAGGGAATGTTCATATTGATGGGAAAGACATCAGCAAGATACTCTTACATGAGATTGGACATCTTGTCGGCACAGTATTTCAAGATCCGAGAAGTCAGTTTTTTACCACTACTACGGATGAAGAAATTGCATTTGGACTTCAGACGATTTGTAAAACAAAAGATGAAATAAAACAGAGAGTTAGCGAAGTATATCAAGACCTTGATATAGAGGACTTAAAAGGGAGATCAGTATTTGAATTGTCCAGTGGACAAAAGCAGAAAATAGCAATTGCAAGTATATATGCAATGAAGCCAAAGGTTTTGATATTGGATGAGCCTTCCGCTAATTTAGATATGAAAGCTACTTTTGACTTATACAAGGTGCTGAAGAAATTAAAGGAAAAGGGTACGACAATTGTTCTGATAGAACATCGTTTGTATTATGCAAAATCACTCTTTGACAGGTTTATTTTGATAAAAGACGGAAGAGTACAGAGAGATATAAGAAGAGAAGAAGCTTTAGCATTATCACAAGAATATTGGGACAAGAATGCCCTAAGGCTTCTTGATTTGAAGAAGTTTCTAATATGCAAAAGCGATATAAGTAAAAAAAACAATGGAGTAATGCTGGAAGGGGAAAATTTATGTTTTTATTATCAAAAACATTTAAGGCATAAAGAGCGGGAATATGTTTTGAAAAACCTTGATTTTACGATGTATAAAGGCTCATCTGTAGGCTTGGTAGGGTTGAATGGTACAGGGAAAACCACTTTAGCAAGAAATATATCAGGAATAGAGAAATTGAAAGAAGGCAAGATTATAGATGATAAAGGTAATCCTCTGAGTAGTAAAGAGTTGATGGAAGCTTCATATTTTGTATTTCAGGATTCTGATTATCAGTTGTTTTCAGAAACTGTACTTGATGAAATGTTACTTGGCTTGCCTGTAGGTGATAAAGAAGAAAATAGGGAGAAAGCAATTTCTATATTGAAGGACTTAGGACTTGAAAAATATATTGATAAGCACCCTTTTACCTTGTCAAGAGGTGAGAAACAAAGGCTTACTATTGCTTGTGGCATAATGAAAAATGCCAAAGTGTTTTTATATGATGAACCGACATCCGGTTGCGATAGAGAGTCGATGATAGCTGTTTCAACCTTAATCAAAAAACAAATTCAAAAGGGGATAACAGTTTTAATTATCAGTCATGACTTTGAATTTCTTGCAAATACAGTTCGTTCTGTATGGGTTATGGAAGATGGGAAAATTAAAGAAAATATAGAAATGAGAGAAGATAATAAATCTTTGATTTTAGAAACAATGATGGGAGGAGATGTTTTTGAATGA
- a CDS encoding energy-coupling factor transporter transmembrane component T family protein — MNDVRTIDPRIKLTLLPVIGFISFFISDTILLFVILLFSFLLYIYSGIYKKAFSFLVFFSLLLGLEYGMAKISDYNFVFALYMMIYFLSRMTLIAMFGAYITRTTKISEMIEALNRMKIPRSISIPFSVLLRFAPTMRHEIKALKENMRIRGVIKNKFFILLHPIRYVEYTLVPLLIRMMKVSDELSASALIRGLDSEERRVTIVELKFKLMDLITIVIGFLAIVSIVIVQKTNLGG, encoded by the coding sequence TTGAATGATGTAAGAACAATTGATCCGAGAATAAAACTTACACTTCTACCTGTCATCGGATTTATCAGTTTTTTTATCAGTGATACGATACTGCTTTTTGTCATATTGTTGTTTTCATTTCTGCTATACATATATAGCGGAATTTATAAAAAAGCATTCTCTTTTCTTGTTTTCTTTTCACTTCTTTTAGGATTAGAGTATGGGATGGCAAAAATAAGTGATTATAATTTCGTGTTTGCACTGTATATGATGATATATTTTTTGTCGAGAATGACCTTGATAGCCATGTTTGGAGCTTATATAACAAGAACGACAAAAATTAGTGAAATGATTGAAGCATTAAATCGGATGAAAATTCCAAGAAGCATTAGTATACCATTTAGCGTTTTGCTGAGGTTTGCACCTACAATGCGACATGAGATAAAGGCTTTGAAAGAAAATATGAGGATAAGAGGAGTTATTAAAAATAAATTTTTTATTCTTTTACATCCAATCAGATATGTTGAATATACGCTTGTTCCTCTTTTAATCAGGATGATGAAAGTTTCTGATGAGCTTTCAGCTTCAGCACTAATAAGGGGACTTGACAGTGAAGAGAGGAGAGTAACGATTGTCGAACTCAAATTCAAGTTAATGGACTTAATTACAATAGTAATCGGTTTTCTTGCTATTGTCAGTATAGTCATAGTACAAAAAACAAATTTAGGAGGTTAA
- a CDS encoding MptD family putative ECF transporter S component, with the protein MNNKLNGRDFITIGIFNAISIVIYMAVAFALATTVVGGFIASGAAFMVAAISYLLMGVKIKKRGVFTISGILLGLIALSGGHIPHAIFAAIGGVVCDFIIGNYESKGRIILGYGAFALADFLGTVVPILLFGTASFVERAAKWKMSEEQIEEAISYFSVPYTIGFGILTFALACIGAFIATKLLKKHFKKAGVI; encoded by the coding sequence ATGAACAACAAATTAAATGGTCGTGATTTCATTACGATTGGCATCTTTAATGCAATTAGCATTGTCATTTATATGGCGGTGGCATTTGCGTTAGCAACAACAGTGGTTGGAGGATTTATTGCGTCAGGGGCAGCATTTATGGTAGCGGCAATCAGTTATTTATTGATGGGCGTGAAGATAAAGAAGAGAGGTGTATTTACTATATCGGGAATACTTTTAGGGCTTATTGCCTTATCCGGAGGTCATATACCTCATGCAATATTCGCAGCAATAGGTGGAGTTGTTTGTGATTTTATCATTGGAAATTATGAGAGCAAAGGCAGAATTATTTTAGGGTATGGAGCATTTGCATTAGCTGATTTTTTAGGGACTGTCGTACCGATACTTTTGTTTGGAACAGCATCATTTGTAGAAAGAGCAGCAAAGTGGAAAATGTCGGAGGAACAAATTGAAGAGGCGATTTCTTATTTTTCAGTACCTTATACCATCGGTTTTGGGATCTTAACTTTTGCCCTTGCTTGCATAGGTGCGTTTATCGCAACAAAACTTCTAAAAAAGCATTTCAAAAAGGCGGGAGTGATTTGA
- a CDS encoding sigma-70 family RNA polymerase sigma factor: MTKEYYLYVRGQKVKVSEDIYKVYWREREHEKYLERVDRKNHLLFFSSLDHDGHFVDNIVDESVDVEKIVETQMMIESLREAISKLNDEERDIIERLYFNDETVRAVAKLKDITHPALIKRRNKILEKLKKFIEEI, encoded by the coding sequence ATGACAAAAGAGTATTACCTTTATGTCAGAGGACAAAAGGTGAAAGTCAGTGAAGATATATATAAAGTCTACTGGCGAGAACGAGAACACGAAAAGTATTTAGAGCGGGTGGACAGAAAAAACCACCTGCTTTTCTTTTCCTCGTTGGATCATGATGGACACTTTGTAGATAACATTGTCGATGAAAGTGTTGATGTAGAGAAGATTGTTGAAACACAGATGATGATTGAATCCCTTAGAGAGGCTATATCAAAACTTAATGATGAAGAAAGGGACATCATAGAGCGTTTGTACTTCAATGATGAAACAGTTCGTGCAGTAGCAAAATTAAAAGATATTACACATCCGGCTTTAATAAAGAGAAGAAATAAGATTCTTGAAAAGCTGAAGAAATTTATCGAAGAAATTTAA
- a CDS encoding recombinase family protein codes for MSKEKIKVYLYTRVSTSIQIDGYSLEAQKSRMKAFALYNDYEIVGEYEDAGKSGKSIEGRIQFTRMMEDIKSGKDGVSFVLVFKLSRFARNAADVLSTLQTMQDFGVNLICVEDGIDSSKDAGKLMISVLSAVAEIERENIRVQTMEGRIQKAREGKWNGGFAPYGYQLVDGKLFINEEEAVAIRTIFDQYVNTNIGANGLSKYLENHGIRKIPRQNGKNPLFDAGLIRKILKNPVYNGKIAFGRRTLEKVHGTRNEYKQVEQDEYLIAEGIHEAIISDELWQAAQVKLKSQAKKYEHVNKGKDVRTHLLSGIVKCPICGAGMFGNKCIKRRKDGTKYKDFYYYGCKHRLMNRGHKCNYNKQIREELLDDAVAEVIIKIVSNPKFASMMQEKINMKVDTSEIEKEIDNYQKELRKSHSTKFKLIEEIDNLDADDKHYKRRKQDLDDRLYRMYDKIENLESLLIDAKAKKQTIETEKLTGDNIYKVLIYFDKLYKVMNDVERRQLITALISEIQIYEEKQPNGQWLKSITFKLPIIDEDLNISLDNDEQVECVALLVKA; via the coding sequence ATGTCAAAAGAGAAAATAAAAGTATACCTCTACACAAGAGTATCTACATCAATACAGATAGATGGCTATTCTTTAGAGGCACAAAAATCAAGAATGAAGGCTTTCGCCCTTTATAATGATTATGAAATTGTTGGGGAATATGAAGATGCAGGCAAATCTGGAAAATCTATTGAGGGAAGAATACAGTTTACTCGTATGATGGAAGATATAAAATCCGGAAAGGATGGAGTATCTTTTGTTCTTGTGTTTAAGCTGTCAAGATTTGCAAGAAATGCTGCTGATGTTTTGTCAACTCTACAAACGATGCAAGATTTTGGAGTCAATTTGATTTGTGTTGAGGATGGGATTGATTCATCCAAAGATGCAGGCAAACTGATGATTTCAGTTTTATCAGCTGTGGCTGAAATTGAAAGAGAAAACATTCGTGTTCAAACAATGGAAGGTCGCATTCAAAAGGCAAGAGAGGGAAAATGGAACGGAGGGTTTGCCCCGTATGGGTATCAGCTTGTCGATGGAAAACTGTTTATCAATGAAGAAGAAGCTGTAGCAATAAGAACTATTTTCGATCAATATGTTAATACAAACATTGGAGCAAATGGACTTTCTAAATATTTAGAGAATCATGGAATAAGAAAAATTCCAAGACAGAACGGAAAAAATCCATTGTTCGATGCAGGTCTTATAAGAAAGATATTAAAGAATCCTGTATATAACGGAAAGATAGCCTTTGGAAGAAGAACACTAGAAAAAGTTCATGGTACAAGAAATGAATACAAGCAAGTTGAACAAGATGAATATTTAATAGCTGAAGGTATTCATGAAGCTATCATTTCTGACGAGCTGTGGCAGGCTGCTCAGGTTAAGCTAAAATCTCAGGCAAAGAAATATGAACATGTGAATAAGGGAAAAGATGTTAGAACACATTTGCTATCAGGAATTGTAAAATGCCCAATATGTGGAGCTGGAATGTTTGGCAACAAGTGCATTAAGCGTAGAAAAGACGGAACAAAATACAAAGATTTTTACTATTACGGCTGTAAACATAGATTGATGAATAGAGGTCATAAATGTAATTACAATAAACAAATTAGAGAAGAATTGCTAGATGATGCAGTTGCTGAGGTAATTATAAAGATAGTAAGCAACCCTAAATTTGCTTCTATGATGCAAGAAAAAATTAACATGAAGGTAGATACCTCTGAAATAGAGAAAGAGATAGATAATTACCAGAAAGAATTGAGGAAGAGCCATTCTACGAAATTTAAGCTAATTGAGGAAATAGATAATTTAGATGCTGATGATAAGCACTACAAACGAAGAAAGCAGGACTTAGACGATAGACTTTATCGTATGTATGATAAGATTGAAAACTTAGAATCATTGTTAATTGATGCGAAAGCAAAGAAACAAACTATTGAAACTGAGAAACTTACAGGAGATAACATATATAAAGTTTTGATCTATTTTGATAAACTCTACAAGGTAATGAATGATGTAGAGCGTAGACAGTTAATTACAGCTTTGATTTCTGAAATTCAAATTTACGAAGAAAAGCAACCGAATGGACAATGGCTAAAATCAATTACTTTTAAACTTCCTATCATTGATGAAGATTTAAATATAAGTTTGGACAATGATGAGCAAGTCGAGTGTGTTGCTCTGCTCGTAAAAGCCTAG
- a CDS encoding MarR family winged helix-turn-helix transcriptional regulator, translated as MKKTRGGYQATHLSLLNGRLFHQLISREAEALYSGEQGKILYSFWLNDGIRTATDIAIDTGLANNTLTSMLKRLEEQGLIVSKLCPNDKRKKHWHLTEKGWEQEAVGNRVGKYLADIFYDGFSTEEMEAFEAYQERILSNLRRGLLNKHLDDKETAHVD; from the coding sequence ATGAAAAAGACAAGAGGTGGCTATCAAGCCACGCACCTAAGTCTGTTGAACGGACGTCTCTTCCATCAGTTGATTTCACGGGAGGCAGAAGCCCTTTATAGTGGTGAACAGGGAAAGATTTTGTATAGTTTTTGGTTAAATGATGGTATTCGAACTGCGACAGATATTGCCATTGATACAGGATTGGCGAATAATACCCTCACCTCTATGCTTAAACGCCTAGAAGAGCAGGGTTTGATTGTGTCTAAGCTATGTCCCAATGATAAACGAAAGAAGCATTGGCATTTGACTGAAAAAGGTTGGGAACAAGAGGCTGTTGGCAATCGTGTTGGTAAGTATCTAGCAGATATTTTTTATGACGGGTTTAGTACAGAAGAAATGGAGGCTTTTGAAGCCTATCAAGAACGAATTTTATCTAATCTTAGAAGGGGCTTACTTAACAAGCATTTAGACGATAAGGAGACTGCCCATGTGGACTAG
- a CDS encoding ABC transporter permease has protein sequence MWTSLVPYLQENWRQYLTYLWEHVWLSLLALIFSMVLGMSLGFLAYQKYKLRQLLTGLSSSLRVIPSLGVLFFLIPLMGVGQVPALTALVLLGLPPISFQTLVGLVQIPDSLREVGRSLGMSDRQILLKVVFPLALPHVLTGIKLALVEIIASASLATYIGAGGLGTLIFTGLGLYRFDLLFLGGGSVAALSLIAMLILDGLSHHLTKRSSS, from the coding sequence ATGTGGACTAGTTTGGTACCCTACCTTCAAGAGAATTGGAGGCAATATCTGACCTATCTCTGGGAGCATGTTTGGCTTAGCCTCTTGGCTTTGATTTTTTCCATGGTGCTTGGAATGAGTTTAGGCTTTCTAGCCTATCAAAAGTATAAACTAAGGCAACTCCTCACAGGCCTATCCAGTAGTCTACGAGTTATCCCCTCTTTGGGCGTACTATTCTTTCTTATTCCCCTCATGGGAGTAGGACAAGTTCCAGCTCTGACAGCTTTAGTGCTACTAGGTTTACCACCCATTAGTTTTCAGACCCTTGTGGGGTTAGTGCAGATACCAGATAGTCTGCGAGAAGTTGGTAGGAGTTTAGGAATGTCGGACAGGCAGATTCTTTTAAAAGTAGTTTTTCCCCTAGCACTTCCTCATGTCTTGACAGGGATTAAGTTAGCTTTGGTGGAGATTATCGCCTCTGCCAGTCTAGCTACCTATATCGGAGCTGGTGGGCTAGGGACACTCATTTTTACAGGCTTGGGGCTCTATCGCTTTGACCTCTTGTTTCTAGGCGGTGGCTCGGTTGCTGCTCTATCGCTCATTGCTATGCTGATCCTTGACGGGCTCAGCCATCACTTAACAAAAAGGAGTTCATCATGA
- a CDS encoding glycine betaine ABC transporter substrate-binding protein, producing the protein MTKQKRIGGLLALLVLVGIGLFSLLGQKQSESVAGNKPFVQIGSKDFTENLIVAELYALALEDEGYRVDRKFNIASSLVHTSLINKEIDLYPEYTGTGLLSILKLPLKTDPEQVYQTVKTAYAKSFKLIWLEYAPATDSQGLVIRTSVANQMGIKTISDLQEHASQLRFASQGEFDQREDGLVGLQTAYGDFNWKSSKVYDNSLKYSVLKNDEADVTPAYTTEGQLVQTKDYTLLEDDKSFWPPYNIAPVAQSDVVKKHPSLSTALNKISSHLTTEKLTELNAKVDVEGKEYADVAKVFYDSIKE; encoded by the coding sequence ATGACAAAGCAAAAACGTATTGGAGGCCTTTTAGCTCTCCTTGTTCTAGTTGGAATTGGGCTTTTTTCCCTTTTGGGGCAAAAGCAGAGCGAATCAGTAGCTGGCAACAAACCATTCGTACAGATTGGCTCCAAAGATTTCACGGAAAACCTTATCGTCGCTGAACTGTATGCCCTTGCTTTAGAAGATGAGGGATACAGAGTTGACCGCAAGTTCAATATTGCCAGCTCATTGGTTCACACGTCTTTAATCAATAAGGAAATAGACCTTTACCCAGAATACACTGGAACAGGCCTCCTGTCCATTTTAAAATTGCCTTTGAAAACAGACCCTGAGCAAGTTTATCAGACGGTTAAAACAGCCTATGCTAAGAGCTTTAAGCTGATTTGGTTGGAGTATGCTCCTGCCACTGATAGTCAAGGATTGGTCATACGGACATCTGTGGCAAATCAGATGGGAATCAAGACAATCTCAGACCTGCAAGAACATGCAAGCCAACTTCGCTTTGCTTCCCAAGGGGAATTTGACCAACGTGAGGACGGCCTAGTTGGTTTACAGACAGCTTATGGTGATTTTAACTGGAAATCTTCCAAAGTCTATGACAACAGTCTCAAATATAGTGTCCTGAAAAATGATGAAGCTGATGTGACCCCAGCCTATACGACCGAAGGTCAGCTCGTTCAGACCAAAGACTATACCCTGCTGGAAGATGATAAGTCCTTTTGGCCTCCCTATAACATCGCTCCCGTTGCCCAAAGTGATGTTGTCAAAAAACATCCGAGCTTATCTACCGCTCTGAATAAGATTTCCAGCCACCTAACTACCGAAAAACTTACTGAACTCAATGCTAAAGTTGACGTTGAGGGCAAAGAGTACGCAGACGTTGCTAAAGTTTTTTATGACAGTATCAAGGAGTAA
- a CDS encoding ABC transporter ATP-binding protein, translating into MTQELLTFEGVGKSYGDLTILSDLSFSLFKGEFITILGTSGSGKTTTLKLMNRLLEPDNGKILLEGQPLAEKDPVALRRQIGYVVQQIGLFPHLTVRDNVATVPKLLGWDNVRINQRVEELLNMVQLPGVDFAHRYPKELSGGQQQRIGVARALAANPKMVLFDEPFGAVDAITRHHLQEQLKTLHRSLGDKTFVLITHDIHEALYLGDRVMVMDKGRLVQFDRPEEIVSSPKTDFVKSLLATVSRQEKLLGGMT; encoded by the coding sequence ATGACACAAGAATTATTGACTTTTGAGGGCGTTGGCAAGAGCTATGGTGACCTGACCATCTTGTCAGATTTGTCCTTCAGCCTCTTTAAGGGTGAATTTATCACTATCTTAGGGACATCAGGGTCAGGAAAGACGACTACCCTAAAGCTTATGAACCGCCTCTTAGAGCCAGATAATGGGAAGATCCTGCTGGAGGGTCAGCCTTTAGCTGAAAAGGATCCAGTTGCCCTCCGACGTCAAATCGGCTATGTTGTTCAGCAAATCGGGCTATTTCCTCATTTGACGGTGAGGGACAATGTTGCTACCGTCCCTAAGCTTTTGGGTTGGGACAATGTCAGAATTAACCAGCGGGTAGAAGAACTGCTAAACATGGTTCAGCTACCTGGGGTGGATTTCGCCCATCGTTACCCCAAAGAGCTATCGGGAGGGCAGCAGCAACGGATTGGCGTGGCCAGAGCTCTCGCTGCCAATCCTAAAATGGTTCTTTTTGACGAGCCTTTTGGAGCAGTAGATGCTATTACACGCCATCATTTGCAAGAACAGCTCAAAACCCTTCATCGTTCCTTGGGAGATAAGACTTTTGTGCTCATTACTCATGATATTCATGAAGCCCTCTATCTAGGGGATCGTGTGATGGTCATGGATAAGGGCAGGCTGGTTCAGTTCGATCGTCCTGAAGAAATTGTGAGTTCGCCGAAAACAGATTTTGTCAAATCTCTATTGGCAACGGTCAGTAGGCAAGAGAAGCTTTTGGGAGGGATGACTTGA
- a CDS encoding ABC transporter permease, producing MMDYALKHQDQIIQLILEHLHLSLSALAISLFLGIVVTLVLLRWPRLRQPSVYFLSLLYAVPSFALFALLIPLTGLGQTTAIIVLSLYAQYILVRSFLSGLTEIDVSLVEAGRGMGMTDSQILRMVQLPLALPAIFAGIKLATTSIIAMATIAATINAGGLGTLLFDGLRTASLVKLAWGIGLTVVLSVLLSLVIDFVEEVVSPEEVSV from the coding sequence TTGATGGACTATGCACTCAAACATCAAGACCAAATCATACAGCTGATCTTGGAACATTTACACCTGAGCCTGTCAGCTTTGGCTATTTCTCTCTTTCTGGGCATAGTGGTGACGTTGGTACTGTTGCGATGGCCTCGCTTACGACAACCTTCAGTTTATTTCTTATCCCTTCTTTATGCAGTACCTTCCTTTGCCCTATTTGCCTTGCTAATTCCACTCACAGGTCTGGGGCAGACCACCGCCATTATAGTGTTAAGCCTCTATGCTCAATATATTTTAGTCCGCAGCTTCCTATCAGGTCTCACCGAAATAGACGTTTCTCTGGTAGAAGCGGGACGAGGCATGGGTATGACGGATAGCCAAATCTTACGAATGGTACAGTTACCACTAGCTCTACCAGCTATTTTTGCAGGTATCAAACTAGCTACAACTTCTATTATTGCGATGGCTACAATCGCTGCTACCATAAATGCTGGCGGGCTAGGGACGCTCCTGTTTGACGGTCTGAGGACGGCTTCCCTTGTGAAACTAGCGTGGGGCATTGGTTTGACAGTTGTTCTAAGTGTACTCTTGTCGCTCGTCATTGACTTTGTGGAAGAAGTGGTATCGCCTGAAGAGGTGTCTGTATAG